Sequence from the Candidatus Acidiferrales bacterium genome:
ACGGCGGCCAGCCCCAAAAGCGACGACCCGGCATAGGTGTTGCCTATGGCCGGCACCAGGAAGCCCGGCTCGATCTGTTCTTGGCTGAAGCCGAGTTGCTGCGCCAGGCGGCGCACGAACTTGGGATTCGGTTGGTGGAAGACAGCCCAGCGGTAGTCTTTTGGTTCGCGCCCGAGTTCTTTGAGCAGACCCCGCGCCGCCTCGAGCGAGTGGTAGAAGTACGCGACTTCACCCGTGAACCGCTGTCCGTGCTGCGGATAGTGACGGTGGGCATGGCGAAAGAAGTCAGGCGTGTCGGTAACGAAAGAGAGGCTTCCCTCGACTTCGGCCAGAGCGTTTTCGGCCCGTCCGAAGAGGAAGGCCGCGCCGCCGGCAGCAGCCGTGTATTCGAGCGAATCTCCCGGACGCGATTGAGCCGTATCCATGCCAATCGCCAACGCATAGGGCGCCATTCCGGAGCCTACATAGGCTATCGCCGTCTGCATGGCTTCCGAGCCCGCCTTGCAGGCGAACTCCATATCGGCTGCGCTGATGAACGGAGTCAGGCCGAGCGCCTCGGCCACAACCGTCGCGGTCGGCTTGACAGCGTAGGGTTTGGATTCGGTTCCTACCCAGACGGCGCGGATCTGGCCCGGCGCAACCGCCACCCGGCGCAACGCATTCTGGGCAGCTTCAATGCACATCGTAGCCGTGTCTTCGTCCGGGCCGGGGACGGATTTGGCGCGGATGGGCACGCGCTTTCCCTCCCAACCCCAGCAGGCAGCAATGGCTTCCGTGCGGATGCGCCACCGCGGCACATAGGCCCCATAGCTGGCGATACCAACCGGTTGCTCGGTCCGCATCAACATGCCGTGCGCCGACATCTGTGGAAATACCCTCCCCGGGATCGGCCAAGTCTAAGCACTCCCCTGCGAAAGTCAAATTTATTTTTTATAAATAACAATAAATACAACTTATGCTATGCTGGCCGGCGCTGGTCAGCGGAGCGTCCGCCTTATAGGAGACAAGGCAATGGACTTGCACCAACTCGAGGTCTTTCTGGCGGTGGCGCGGGAGAAAAGCTTCTCCCGAGCTGCCAAGAGCCTCCTGCGCACACAACCGGCGATTAGCCTGGCGGTTCGTCGTTTGGAGGAGGAGCTGGGAGAGTCTCTGTTCGATCGCTCGAGCAAAATACCCGCGCTGACAGACGCGGGCGAGCTATTGCTGCAATACGCCGAACGGCTGTTGAACCTGCGGGGCGAGATTCCCTCTGCCCTGGCCGAGCTGCGCCACCTCGAGCGGGGGCGGGTACGCGTTGGGGCGAATGAAACCGGGGCACTTTATCTGCTCCCCCTCATCGCCCGTTATCGTCGCCTCTATCCGCATGTCAAAGTGGAGATTGTCCGCAGCCTGGCGCGGAACCTTCCCCAGGAACTGCTCAAGCGCAACCTCGACCTCGGCGTGCTCTCCTACCGTCCTCGAGATTCGCATCTGGCCTCGGTGGTCGTTTACCGGGACCGCCTGAGCTTCGTCGTCTATCCGGCCCATCCACTGGCGCGGCGCCGACAGGTTTCGATCCACGAGCTGGGCCACGAGATTTTTGCCGCCCACAACATCTGGTCTCCTTACCGCGAGCGTGTCCTGCGCACCTTCGAGAAACATCACGTGCCGCTGCATATGGACGTGGAGTTGCCAACGGTGGAGTCCATCAAGAAGTTCGTGCAGATGCAGCAGGCAGTGGCTTTGGTGCCGAGGATGTGTATCGAAGAAGAGTTGGCCAAGGGAGTCCTGATGGAAGTGGAGATTCCTGAGCTGCGCATCGAACGTAAGCTACGCGTGGTATTTCGACGCGGTGATCTCCTGTCCCACGCGGCGCGGGCTTTCTTGCTGGTCGTGACGACAAAACAGAAGGACTCATCCTGAAGCAGCGATTCTGCCCGCCCCGATAGAAAGCATCGGGGCGACCGAAAAGCTTGCCTTGCCTGTCTTGAGCGGAGCCGAAGGGAACTCCCGACACGCGGTTTAGGAAACCGCCTGCCCGCGAATACCCGCTACAACAAACCGCCAATTTACGGGCTCCCCTTGGTGAGAAGCCCCCGACTTAGAACCCATGCGACCATTGCAAGGGTTCCAAGAAGACAGAGCCAAGCAAAGAGGTCTCCAACCCGCGAGTAAATGGTTCTCACGCCCTGAATCGGGACCTGGGAAATCATGGCACGATCTGTCGCCTGGTAGTGGTCCATGGCCGCGAGCACACGTCCTTGATAGTCCACTGCAGCCGAGAGCCCCCGGCTCGTGTGCCGAACCAGGGAAAAGCCTTGTTCAATTGCGCGAAACGTCGCCATCTGCGTGTGCCAGGGGTCAATTTCTCTCCAGTCGTTGGAAGGAGCCAGCAGAACGTCCGCACCAAGTTGTCCTGCTTGTCGCAGAAGCTGGGGAAAATCCATATCAAAGCAGATCGCGGCAGCGATCCGTCCATAAGGCGTAGCAAGGCTTTTGATTCGGCCATCGCCTAGCGCGGAAATCGCCGCCTCCTCGCCTGGCACCGAACGAGCCTTGTAAAATTCCCACGCGAGATTTCCGCTCGCGTCCAACAAGACCACCTTGTTTTCGAGCGGCCGGGCCTGGCCACGATTCCAGGTTGCAAGAGCCATGGCCAGATAAATCTGGCGTTCCCGTGCCAGTTGACGACCACGATCAATCAGGGCGGCCTCATCCTCCCTAAAGACCGGAGCGTTGGCTTCTCCCCAGAAGACCACCTTGGCGCCAGCCCTGGCCTCTCGATCGGCACGCGCGAGCAAATCGTCGGCGATGGCCTGTCCCCTGGACCGGATCGCCTCCAGGTCAGCGCTCGTGGCCTCGCCGGCAAAAAGCCGACGCTGGATCTCAGCGGTCGGGAAACCTTGAAGGTCAGGCTTGGAAATAGACGCCACACGGACGGTGGCCGATGCCGGCGGGAAGAGCATCAACCGTGCTCCGCCCAAGAGAAGAACCAGCATGAGAATGCTTCCGTAAGTCAGGGCGCCCACTCGAACCTTGTGCCATGCAATATCGTGCTCCCAAATCCAGTTCCACACAGAGGCGAACCAGCCGATCAGGAACGTCACTCCGAATAGACCTGTCACCGACAAGATCTGCAACAACGGAAGATTGCCGTATTGCGAGTAGGCCACCGAGCCCCAACTGCCATACGGAGCGAATGCCGAGACCAGGTATTCCGTGGATGCCCAGGCCATCGGCAACACCAATGTCGCAAGAAAACCGCCCAGCCGCGGAGCCACCAGCCGGTCAATCAGGTACGGCAGGAGAACCACAAAACCTGTCATCGCCACAAATCCGTAATACCCGATCCCCGGAATCGGCACCATGCCGCGAAATTGGAAATGAAAAGCGGCAGCGGAAATGAAATACCCAATCAGCAGTCCCGGTAACGGTCTTTGACTCCTCAAGAACCGCACCAGGAAGAGAGGCCCTAGCCACGCCGCGATGGGAATGGCCGGCCTCCCGTTGGAGAAGAAAAGCAGGATGGTCGCGAGAACCAACCAGAGCAAGGACCAAATGGGCCGTTGCGCAGCCAACGCCGAGCGCGTCTGTTCCATCACAACCTCCAATCGCGTACTGCGATGCTCAGCGATGACCTCAAGCTACTTTAGTTGCAAGAGGGGCGTCAAGACGAAACGAGTGGAAAGGACGGAATCTTCAGGCCCGGTTGAAGCGACTCAGTCGCTCGGGGGCAACCCGCCGCCGCGGGCGGCTAAACCTGCAGGGCCGGCTGGGTGGGCAGGTGGGCCAAACCGTATTCCAGGCCTTTTTCGAATGCCGCCAGGTTGACGGCCTCGGTGCCGCGGGGGACGGAGTCGGCAATGGCTTGCTTGATGGCTTC
This genomic interval carries:
- a CDS encoding LysR substrate-binding domain-containing protein, producing MDLHQLEVFLAVAREKSFSRAAKSLLRTQPAISLAVRRLEEELGESLFDRSSKIPALTDAGELLLQYAERLLNLRGEIPSALAELRHLERGRVRVGANETGALYLLPLIARYRRLYPHVKVEIVRSLARNLPQELLKRNLDLGVLSYRPRDSHLASVVVYRDRLSFVVYPAHPLARRRQVSIHELGHEIFAAHNIWSPYRERVLRTFEKHHVPLHMDVELPTVESIKKFVQMQQAVALVPRMCIEEELAKGVLMEVEIPELRIERKLRVVFRRGDLLSHAARAFLLVVTTKQKDSS
- a CDS encoding hydroxymethylglutaryl-CoA synthase, with protein sequence MSAHGMLMRTEQPVGIASYGAYVPRWRIRTEAIAACWGWEGKRVPIRAKSVPGPDEDTATMCIEAAQNALRRVAVAPGQIRAVWVGTESKPYAVKPTATVVAEALGLTPFISAADMEFACKAGSEAMQTAIAYVGSGMAPYALAIGMDTAQSRPGDSLEYTAAAGGAAFLFGRAENALAEVEGSLSFVTDTPDFFRHAHRHYPQHGQRFTGEVAYFYHSLEAARGLLKELGREPKDYRWAVFHQPNPKFVRRLAQQLGFSQEQIEPGFLVPAIGNTYAGSSLLGLAAVLDIAEAGDRILFTSYGSGAGSDALSLVVTPRIGPIRAGAPAVRDYLERKKEIGDYGLYLRLMKKIHRE
- a CDS encoding nitrilase-related carbon-nitrogen hydrolase, translated to MEQTRSALAAQRPIWSLLWLVLATILLFFSNGRPAIPIAAWLGPLFLVRFLRSQRPLPGLLIGYFISAAAFHFQFRGMVPIPGIGYYGFVAMTGFVVLLPYLIDRLVAPRLGGFLATLVLPMAWASTEYLVSAFAPYGSWGSVAYSQYGNLPLLQILSVTGLFGVTFLIGWFASVWNWIWEHDIAWHKVRVGALTYGSILMLVLLLGGARLMLFPPASATVRVASISKPDLQGFPTAEIQRRLFAGEATSADLEAIRSRGQAIADDLLARADREARAGAKVVFWGEANAPVFREDEAALIDRGRQLARERQIYLAMALATWNRGQARPLENKVVLLDASGNLAWEFYKARSVPGEEAAISALGDGRIKSLATPYGRIAAAICFDMDFPQLLRQAGQLGADVLLAPSNDWREIDPWHTQMATFRAIEQGFSLVRHTSRGLSAAVDYQGRVLAAMDHYQATDRAMISQVPIQGVRTIYSRVGDLFAWLCLLGTLAMVAWVLSRGLLTKGSP